GGTCTTCGAGGACGGCTCTGTCGACGTGATCCAGCCCGATCTCTCACACGCCGGCGGGATCACGGAGGTCAAGAAGATCGCGTCGATGGCCGAAGCCTACGACGTGGCGATGGCTCCCCACTGCCCGCTCGGTCCCATCGCGCTGGCGGCCTGTCTCCAGGTCGACGCCTGCTCGCCCAACGCGCTGATCCAGGAGCAGAGTCTGGACATCCACTACAACGAGACCAGCGACGTGTTGGACTATCTCAAAGACCCCTCGGTGTTCCAGTACCGCGACGGCTACGTCGACCTGCCGGAAGGGCCGGGACTGGGTGTCGATATCGACCACAGCTACGTCCGGATGCAGGCCGGCGAGGTCGACTGGCACAATCCAGTCTGGCGCCACGACGACGGGAGTGTCGCGGAGTGGTAAGATGAACCGCTTCGAGAACGACGTGGCGATCGTCACGGGGTCGACCAGAGGAATCGGAGCGGGCGTGGCCGAACGCCTCGCCGAGGAGGGCGCACGCGTCGTCGTCTCCGGCCGCTCGGAAGACGACGGTCAGGAAACCGTCGAGTCCATCCGGGAGGCCGGCGGCACCGCCCAGTTCGTCCGGGCAGACATGCGCGAACCCACCGACATCGAGACGCTCGTCGAGGCGACCGTCGCGGAGTTCGGCGGACTCGACGTACTCGTCAACAACGCCGGCGTCGAGACCTACACCGGCGCGGACGAGGCGACCGTCGACGACTGGTCGTTCGTCGTCGAGACGGACTTCCGGGCGTTCTGGCTGGCCGCGAAACACGCCTACGAACAGATCGAGGAGGGCGCAATCGTCAACATGTCCTCGAACCACTCGATGGCGACGACGCCCGACATCTTCCCGTACAACGCCGTCAAGGCGGGGATCAACGGGATGACGCGGGCGATGGCCGTCGACTTCGGGCCGCGAGTCCGTGTCAACACCGTCGCCCCGGGGTGGGTCGCGGTCGACCGGACCACCGGCGACATGGACGAGGACCGCCGCCGGGAACTGGAGGGGATCCACCCCACCGGCCGACTCGGCACGCCCGAGGACGTGGCCGGTGCCGTCGCCTTCGCCGCCAGCGACGACGCCGCGTTCATGACCGGGAGCACGATCACCGTCGACGGCGGGCGGACGGCCGTCCTGCAAGACGACTTCCTGCCGGACTACCGGGAGCAACGATGAGCGTCGGCGTCTGTTACTTCCCGGAACACTGGTCCCGCGACCGCTGGGAGCAGGACATCGAGCAGATGGCCGAGGCCGGTATCGAGTACGTCCGCATGGCGGAGTTCTCCTGGTCCCGGATCGAACCCGAACCCGGCGAGATCGACCTCTCGTGGCTCGACGAGGCCGTCTCGCTGATCGGCGACCACGGGATGGAGGCGGTGCTGTGTACGCCGACGGCGACACCGCCGAAGTGGCTCGTCGACCAGCGACCCTCGATCCTGCAAGAAGAGCCCGACGGGACGGTCCGCCACTACGGGAGCCGCCGGCACTACTGTTTCAACTCGCCGGTCTACCGCGAGGAGACCCGCCGGATCGTCTCGACGATGGCCGACCACTTCGCGGACAACCCCCACGTCGCCGGCTGGCAGACCGACAACGAGTACGGCTGTCACGAGACCATCCGCTGTTGGTGTGACGACTGTGCGACCGCGTTCAGGGAGTGGCTCCGTGAGAAGTACGGCGACGTCGACTCGCTCAACGAGGCCTGGGGGACGAGCTTCTGGAGCCAGACGGTTCGTTCCTTCGAGGAGGTCGACCCGCCGCGACACACGGCCGCCGAACACCACCCCTCGCGGCTGCTGGACTACTACCGCTTCAGCGCCGAGAGCGCGGTCGACTACAACGCACTCCACGCGGAACTGCTGCGCGAAGCAAACGACGAGTGGTTCGTCGCCCACAACTTCATGGGCGATTTCGACTCCTGTGACGTCTACGGCTTCGCCGACGATCTGGACCTGATCACGTGGGATTCCTACCCGACCGGCTTCGCCCAGGATCGCCGGCAGGGCGCGGCCACTGCCGACGAACTCCGGGCCGGCGACCCCGAC
Above is a window of Haloarcula halophila DNA encoding:
- a CDS encoding SDR family NAD(P)-dependent oxidoreductase — encoded protein: MNRFENDVAIVTGSTRGIGAGVAERLAEEGARVVVSGRSEDDGQETVESIREAGGTAQFVRADMREPTDIETLVEATVAEFGGLDVLVNNAGVETYTGADEATVDDWSFVVETDFRAFWLAAKHAYEQIEEGAIVNMSSNHSMATTPDIFPYNAVKAGINGMTRAMAVDFGPRVRVNTVAPGWVAVDRTTGDMDEDRRRELEGIHPTGRLGTPEDVAGAVAFAASDDAAFMTGSTITVDGGRTAVLQDDFLPDYREQR